Below is a window of Populus trichocarpa isolate Nisqually-1 chromosome 3, P.trichocarpa_v4.1, whole genome shotgun sequence DNA.
TAGCAGAAGCAGGATTGCAAAGTGTAACCTAAGCAAAGAAAAGCTGTTAGGAACATGACAGCTATGAAAGAGAACGGACTTCTCTATCCATCACAGCCACATGATCAAAGGTCAGAGGTCAAAGGTCAAGGAAGGAGTGTGGTATTGGGCCTTGTCATGGATCCTATGTTGGGCATAATTAACGGGGCAATGATGGCCCACTACAACTGATTATTAATATGCTCTTTTTCATTTTGCTGTGAGGCTACTTCTGACAGTATTCCAAGTGGTAGCCTTCGACTGGAAGGCAAGCTAAGCTATCTTTATGCTCCTGCTTGAAAGTTCTTGGGTCATCTTTtgctttttaggtttttttttctccatttattATTGGCCAAGTTTCCTCGAAATGGATCCTAAATTTCTTATCAATTGGTTTTCCATGCTTTCCCGTCACATTTCACCAACGTCATGGGGTGAAGTCTCCTCTAACATGAATTGGGACGATGATATTTTCTCTTGACACTTCCTATTATCACGGGTAGATTTAAAGTTTATTTGGAAATGCGGtctaatatatgttttttaaaaaattaaatttagttttacttaaaattaatatttttttagtgttttttttatcattttaataaactgatataaaaaataattttaaaaaaataaaaagacattatcttaatgcatttctaagtgaaaaacattttgaaccgcaaccgttaccacaatctcaaacatgcAATTAGTAGTGTCTGGTGTTGGTACCAATTTTAAAAACctgacccggcgggtcgatcAGGGATTCGGCTGATCCAGGGCTAGAATCAGGtctggtttaagaaaaaataagggaaGTTAAAAACTAGactgacccggtcaaaaacccgttggctatttattttttttaaccaaaacaacaccattttgatttatataaaaaaaaaattggggttGACCTGGGTGACCTAATCAAAACTAGTGATATGGATCTTAGGGAGGGTCGATCACTGGaccgagttttaaaactctgAATTCGTTACAAGCCGCATTGCCAAACTGATTCTTCAACTATAGAATATCACAAGACAGGGCATTGTTCTGTTTcatcattgactttttttttttatcttaatgattgaatatttttttttattaacgtaggtatccgggtcagcttgcacgcacctcgactaattccactggtcctgaaattaacaaccatataaactTTCAGTGACCCTGAGAGTGATTGAAAATTCTTTGATCATCTTATATGTTGCACTTTTACTCAATTATTGTCCAGGTTCCCTCAATTGTTTGAAATAAACTACAAAACGATTAGATTATTGGAATAATCCAGTGTAAGAATCCAATTTGATGGTATCATTACCAAACTTGGCAAGTAATCAACTGGTCCCGGCATCTAATCCTTTTATGCATCCTAATCAGGTTTGATGGAAGAATGTTAGAAAAATAAGCAACTTTAAACCAACATTCTCTCCTATCATGCTCAATGTTCCTATATCTTTAGACTTTCAATGTTGCATTATCCAAAagaatattacaaaataaattgagtttGCGGTGATCTCACAATTATACCATATATCGATTGcattcaaaaatgcaaaaataaaattacattatttagtcccttaattttttacttttatatttatttggtccttgtagttttaaatatttatatttcactccaaaattttgtttttattatgtttcaattcttaagagagaagaaaagaagtcacggcaaaagaggaaaaaagaaaaaaattctaccTTTCAcatttcaacaataaaaaacaccaaCCTTGGTGTAAATAGGTTTTTTGAAGAGGGTATTTAATAGAAGTGGTTTGGAtattaacatgtaaaaaaaaaaagatcgggttttgaatatatttgatttggCTTATTTTTAGAATTCTAGATTGATTATATAGTGTTTTAGAGAGTTAtaaataagattattgaagttcatataatggtttttaGGAGTTTTAATATGAAactgaaattagggtttttaatccAAATAACTTGTAATCTAATTTCTCAATCATTATAGATGGTTGAAATTGCATATCAGTTGAGGTCCATGAACGTCTAGCCTCACTTggccctcttcttcttcttcttttaattttcttcaaatttttaaataaaattctctttaaataaataattgtaattatttttcaaaaatatttaacttacaTCATATTTCTCAAATAAGATTAGAGGATTTTTATGgttatatttgtaattttttttaataattgcatATGAAACTAACATGCCTAGCATTAAAACATGAATATTCAttgacaataatttttttttaatatcaatgtttttatattattttcatgaattacttatttttttcatgcagttgtataaaaatgattgagatattattttttattttttattgaaaattgcttcacaagttataataaattttgttttgaaaaatcgTACTCCTgataaacatcaaaattaaaaatagataaataacgAAAAAGGAGATTTTGCTAAGGAaataaattttgtccttctaaattcagattttttgaattcctatgaatttttattttaatttctttaaattattattcaaaaaatcacGTTGTTGATGAAAAATTCACTGTggctttaaataataataataaaaaaacattaactcaTTGAGATTCCttcgaatattttttaataaaatcgttataaaaaaaataaaaattggttttgagaattgaaaaaaaaaaaacctaaaaatagatCGTTTCAGCTTAGACGTCTAGAAGGTAAGACATAATCAGCCAGGAgccagaaaattccaaaaagaacACCCTTCATTTTCTCCTCCAAACTCTCTCGTATTTCACAATCTCATTCCACCCTAGAAATTTCACCTCTCAAGACTCCAAAAAACAAGGATCTCCATTCTATTTCATATTCTTACAACTCTCATTGATCATCTTTGCTTCCTCTACCTTTTTCACAATTCACAAGGCCTGACATTCTTTGGTGGCAAAATGGTATGTGCTTCCTTCCTCTCTACCTCTGCATTGCACAACAATGTATCAAATATTGCCATTGAAAGCTACGATGCATGATGGCTGCTACtgccaaatttaaaaatttcatatgaTTAGTTCATTCTGATAATGTCACGATCAACAGTGAAAAATTTTGGTCTCGCAAACTTGTCTGGTTCAAGATGGTGGAGCACGTTGTTCATAGAGAGAGATCTAATTGTGTCTCATTAATCTTTTTTGGCATTTAAAGCTTCACAATTTGAGCTTCCGCATTAGTTTGAGTTCCTTCAAGGTGACATCCACCATCCTCTTTAGCCATTCTGAATACAAGATTATTATTTCACCTCAActtaattttttctcaatttcaggAAAAGTTGTAAAATTAACCTCCCCGTGTCTAATATTATATTCATAAATCTTCCAAAGATATCTATATGAAAAGATGCATTAGATTTagtaaaatccaaaatttgtaCCGTCTGTGTTatgttaaaaacaatataaaatgttgatttttcataaaataataaaataaaatgttgaaatgATTACAAACAGTTCCTCTCCGCTTAAGCAATTTGTCTGTGACAATTAACTATTAATTATATCGAACTaaagttatatttcttttttctttttggtctaTATATGGTATAGGCAAATTCAGCATCTGGAATGGCTGTTAATGATGGATGCAAGCTGAGGTTCCTGGAACTAAAAGCGAAGAGGAGCCACCGATTTATCGTGTTCAAGATTGAAGAAAAGACTCAACAAGTGGTGGTTGAGACATTGGGAGAACCTCAACAGAGCTATGATGATTTTACCGCCAGTTTGCCAATCGATGAGTGCCGATATGCTGTCTACGATTTCGATTTCACCACTGATGAGAATGTTCAGAAGAGCAAAATCTTCTTCGTTGCATGGTAATTAACATCAAACAAATATTGCAATgcaatcattattttaatacaattctaTGCGAATTTATCCATATcttcatttaaaatatcatacatATTTGGCTCCAGGTCTCCTGATGCATCGAAGATAAGGAGCAAAATGTTGTATGCTAGTTCAAAGGACAGATTCAGAAGAGAGCTTGATGGGGTTCAAGTTGAGTTACAGGCCACAGATCCCAGTGAAATAAGCTTGGATATTGTCAAGGAACGAGCGTTTTAAACAAAGGCTTGATTAGGGTTTCTTATACTTGGCGCGCACTCTAAATTATTAGTGCCAGAGTTTTTGTACTCTTACCTTACAAGTTACAAGCCTTATTATTGACCATGTATGGATCACTTGAGTTGTGGTAGAATTGGTCAGGTTAGGACAATTTCTATTAACAACTGATTTTTTCTGCAAGATTTGCGACAGTGGGATCTTCATCCTTGAACATGGCTTTCAGAG
It encodes the following:
- the LOC7458166 gene encoding actin-depolymerizing factor 1 translates to MANSASGMAVNDGCKLRFLELKAKRSHRFIVFKIEEKTQQVVVETLGEPQQSYDDFTASLPIDECRYAVYDFDFTTDENVQKSKIFFVAWSPDASKIRSKMLYASSKDRFRRELDGVQVELQATDPSEISLDIVKERAF